The segment ACTTTTTCCAGCCCGCGCTCGCCAACGGCGCGGTCAATCCCGAACGCGGCTTGCTGCAGTACCGCAACGGCGCAGGCGACCTGCCCCGGGAAGAGGACCTGATCGTCTTCGCGCCCTGGGTGTTCAACCGCTACGGCCATGTGGCGATCGTGAGCGCCGTGGATGAGGATTCCATCGAGATCATCCAGCAAAACCCCGGCCCCTTCGGAACGAGCCGTGAGCGCCTGCCGCTGGATAGCCAAACCGGCGCGCCGCGCGTGGCCCATGACCGTGTGCTGGGTTGGTTGCGGCTGGCGCCGACACAGCCGGTCGCGCTGGCGGAGCGGTAATCCAGACCGGGCATTTTTGCCTTTTGCTTAATTCACATTGAATGGTATGGTTCGATTTTTCCGCAGAGATCCGCTTCCCATGTCCAAACCTCTTATCCTGATCGCCGCACTGGCCGCGGCGTTTTCCTTCTCGGCGGCCACGGCGGCCCCCGTCCAGCCGCAGCGCATCGAAGGACGCGTCGCCGAAGCCCTGTCCTTCACCGGCGAGACCCTGCTGGTCCGTTCCTCGAAAGGCGAGCTTGTCGAATCGGACATGGCCGTGATCAACAGCCTGAAACTGCGCTTCCCCGAGTACGACCTGTGGGAAATCCAGTCGGCCGCCGGTCTGGCGCTGCGCAGTGGCGACCGGGAAGACCCCGTGCCGCTGCCGGCGGGCAGCTATGCGGCACTCACGCGCGCGCGGTTGTCCGACGATGGCCGGGTACTGGCCCTGGCGGCCGGCGCCGGAGGCCGTCTTGACGCGCTGCGCTGGCAGCGCGGCGGTCAACCCGAGCGGCTGGTTCCGGAAGACCGGGCCTGGCGCTCCGGGGTATCGGACATGAGCGCCGACGGCAAAACCGTCACCGGCTGGCTGCTCGCCAGCGAGGATAGCCTCCCGCAAGGGTTCATCTGGACCGCGGACAAGGGCTTCAGCCTGCTGCCCGAGCCCCTGAGCGTGCCGCTGGCCATCAGCGCCGACGGCCGCACCGTCGCCGGCGATCACTATCGCGGCACCCTGCAGATGCTGGCGCAGCGTGATGCCCTGATGCGTTTTGACGCCGAGTCGGGCCTGGGTGAGAACGAGGGAGTGAAACACTGGGAAACCCTGGCGGTGAGCGGCGATGGCCGGCGCGTGGCGGGCTATGTCGAACTGGCCCGAAGCCGGACCTGGCAGGGCTTTGTCTGGGATACCGAGAAGGGCTTTGTGAATCCGGCCAAGCCGCCCGTGCTGCGCCACAAGGGCAAAGGCATGCCCGACCTCGCCGCCTTCGGCCGGCGCGTGCTCGCCGCCGCGGGGATGAGCGACGCGGATCGCGTGCAGTTCGTGCAGACCGATGTGGTGCGTTGGACGGCCGACGAAGGCGCGAAGCAGATCCAGCCGGACGCGGCGTTCGCCGGCCTGTCCCGCGACGGACGGTCGCTGTTTTTGCACCCGCTGGATCAGAAAGACAGGCTGCCTCCGCTCTGGCAGCTGGATGCCAACGGCAAACATGATCTGAACCAGGCCGTGGGCAGCGATACCGTCTACCTGACGATC is part of the Paludibacterium paludis genome and harbors:
- a CDS encoding CHAP domain-containing protein; this encodes MRIRRSTAAMTILALLTAGYWTATHWNSNRAHSVGEPLDAFNGVAVYYNGGVQNVEGRTVAPDGYNLGLRYQCVEFVKRYYYQRFGHKMPNDKGHARDFFQPALANGAVNPERGLLQYRNGAGDLPREEDLIVFAPWVFNRYGHVAIVSAVDEDSIEIIQQNPGPFGTSRERLPLDSQTGAPRVAHDRVLGWLRLAPTQPVALAER